In Mugil cephalus isolate CIBA_MC_2020 chromosome 20, CIBA_Mcephalus_1.1, whole genome shotgun sequence, the following are encoded in one genomic region:
- the LOC124997768 gene encoding CD9 antigen-like isoform X1 — MAQGVCGSICKCILYIFIAVLVLMGFYTLRLGLLLRFSMNTIHLFREQGSSSNAFTRAVKVMIVLGLVLLVCAWTGKKGVYNGNKKALEWFAVFLTCLSTTAFAAGDFAYSQRDEVGKSLEEFYIIIYTVYAVSGDQAVGITLTFIQHLFHCCGITGVSLIELVKQTCPAPDGITEILYMPSCPKLIEQTFKTKSMASVVKAMFYQTGQYLVGALLCSIILISQLYHPGY, encoded by the exons ATGGCTCAGGGTGTGTGTGGCTCCATCTGCAAATGTATTCTCTATATTTTCATTGCAGTCCTTGTG CTGATGGGTTTCTATACCCTGCGACTTGGGCTGCTGCTGCGGTTCAGTATGAACACCATACACTTGTTTCGTGAGCAGGGTTCCAGCTCAAATGCATTTACTAGAG CTGTGAAAGTAATGATAGTTCTCGGATTAGTGTTGCTGGTTTGTGCTTGGACTGGAAAAAAGGGCGTCTACAATGGCAATAAAAAAGCTCTGGAATGg TTTGCTGTCTTTCTGACTTGTCTGTCTACAACTGCATTTGCTGCCGGAGACTTTGCTTATTCTCAACGTGATGAG GTCGGCAAGTCCCTGGAAGAGTTCTACATAattatatacactgtatatgcAGTCAGTGGAGACCAAGCCGTGGGCATCACTCTCACATTCATCCAACACTTG TTTCATTGCTGTGGAATAACAGGAGTCTCACTAATAGAATTAGTTAAACAGACCTGTCCAGCACCAGATGGGATAACAGAGATTCTTTATATGCCT AGTTGTCCAAAGCTCATTGAACAAACCTTTAAGACCAAATCAATGGCATCAGTGGTGAAGGCCATGTTCTATCAAACTGGACAGTATCTG GTTGGAGCTCTGCTTTGCAGCATCATCCTCATTTCCCAACTGTATCATCCTGGATACTGA
- the LOC124997768 gene encoding CD9 antigen-like isoform X2 has protein sequence MGFYTLRLGLLLRFSMNTIHLFREQGSSSNAFTRAVKVMIVLGLVLLVCAWTGKKGVYNGNKKALEWFAVFLTCLSTTAFAAGDFAYSQRDEVGKSLEEFYIIIYTVYAVSGDQAVGITLTFIQHLFHCCGITGVSLIELVKQTCPAPDGITEILYMPSCPKLIEQTFKTKSMASVVKAMFYQTGQYLVGALLCSIILISQLYHPGY, from the exons ATGGGTTTCTATACCCTGCGACTTGGGCTGCTGCTGCGGTTCAGTATGAACACCATACACTTGTTTCGTGAGCAGGGTTCCAGCTCAAATGCATTTACTAGAG CTGTGAAAGTAATGATAGTTCTCGGATTAGTGTTGCTGGTTTGTGCTTGGACTGGAAAAAAGGGCGTCTACAATGGCAATAAAAAAGCTCTGGAATGg TTTGCTGTCTTTCTGACTTGTCTGTCTACAACTGCATTTGCTGCCGGAGACTTTGCTTATTCTCAACGTGATGAG GTCGGCAAGTCCCTGGAAGAGTTCTACATAattatatacactgtatatgcAGTCAGTGGAGACCAAGCCGTGGGCATCACTCTCACATTCATCCAACACTTG TTTCATTGCTGTGGAATAACAGGAGTCTCACTAATAGAATTAGTTAAACAGACCTGTCCAGCACCAGATGGGATAACAGAGATTCTTTATATGCCT AGTTGTCCAAAGCTCATTGAACAAACCTTTAAGACCAAATCAATGGCATCAGTGGTGAAGGCCATGTTCTATCAAACTGGACAGTATCTG GTTGGAGCTCTGCTTTGCAGCATCATCCTCATTTCCCAACTGTATCATCCTGGATACTGA
- the LOC124997767 gene encoding CD9 antigen-like isoform X2, whose product MALDGCGHVCKYILIIFNIIFAVVGFALLGLGLWLRFSDNTRSIFEIEQLNSSAFVLGVTVLIVLGAVMLIVVVFGDYGACNEKRCALQVFSALLSIMALAEIVVGVLAYSNSDRVGNFMGEFYTSIYTVYIATGDPPLAVTLTFIHKMLHCCGITGVSLIEMVKETCPKPDGFLEHIAMPSCPNLIANAFESKASLVLGLFVGTGALLITALVCTIVLLKQLKRTHQQITTYYSTVY is encoded by the exons ATGGCTCTGGACGGTTGTGGCCACGTCTGCAAGTATATCCTCATCATTTTCAACATCATCTTTGCG gtggTGGGCTTTGCTCTCCTGGGCCTGGGCCTATGGCTGCGATTCAGCGACAACACCAGAAGCATCTTTGAAATAGAGCAGCTCAACTCCAGCGCCTTTGTCTTGG GCGTGACGGTGCTGATAGTTCTCGGCGCAGTGATGCTGATTGTTGTGGTGTTCGGAGACTACGGCGCGTGCAACGAGAAGAGATGTGCTCTGCAAGTG TTCTCTGCCCTTCTGTCCATTATGGCTTTAGCCGAAATCGTCGTCGGAGTGCTCGCTTATTCCAACAGTGACAGG GTTGGGAATTTCATGGGAGAGTTCTACACAAGCATATACACAGTGTACATCGCCACTGGAGACCCGCCCCTCGCCGTCACCCTCACGTTCATCCACAAAATG ctccactgCTGCGGAATCACAGGAGTCTCCTTGATTGAAATGGTTAAAGAGACGTGTCCCAAGCCGGATGGTTTCTTGGAGCACATTGCCATGCCT AGTTGTCCCAACCTGATCGCAAATGCTTTTGAAAGCAAAGCATCTCTGGTGTTGGGCCTCTTCGTTGGAACCGGAGCTCTTCTG ATCACGGCCCTGGTCTGCACCATCGTCCTCctgaagcagctgaagaggaCCCATCAGCAGATCACCACGTACTACTCCACCGTGTACTGA
- the LOC124997767 gene encoding CD9 antigen-like isoform X1, with translation MALDGCGHVCKYILIIFNIIFAVVGFALLGLGLWLRFSDNTRSIFEIEQLNSSAFVLGVTVLIVLGAVMLIVVVFGDYGACNEKRCALQVFSALLSIMALAEIVVGVLAYSNSDRVGNFMGEFYTSIYTVYIATGDPPLAVTLTFIHKMLHCCGITGVSLIEMVKETCPKPDGFLEHIAMPSCPNLIANAFESKASLVLGLFVGTGALLIIAMICSAVLTKQIQRSASASRHIILTQTIQAPAPAPASLPPPQHAFEAKPYPYPYPYQDPVVFTPLSAVTLPAVQT, from the exons ATGGCTCTGGACGGTTGTGGCCACGTCTGCAAGTATATCCTCATCATTTTCAACATCATCTTTGCG gtggTGGGCTTTGCTCTCCTGGGCCTGGGCCTATGGCTGCGATTCAGCGACAACACCAGAAGCATCTTTGAAATAGAGCAGCTCAACTCCAGCGCCTTTGTCTTGG GCGTGACGGTGCTGATAGTTCTCGGCGCAGTGATGCTGATTGTTGTGGTGTTCGGAGACTACGGCGCGTGCAACGAGAAGAGATGTGCTCTGCAAGTG TTCTCTGCCCTTCTGTCCATTATGGCTTTAGCCGAAATCGTCGTCGGAGTGCTCGCTTATTCCAACAGTGACAGG GTTGGGAATTTCATGGGAGAGTTCTACACAAGCATATACACAGTGTACATCGCCACTGGAGACCCGCCCCTCGCCGTCACCCTCACGTTCATCCACAAAATG ctccactgCTGCGGAATCACAGGAGTCTCCTTGATTGAAATGGTTAAAGAGACGTGTCCCAAGCCGGATGGTTTCTTGGAGCACATTGCCATGCCT AGTTGTCCCAACCTGATCGCAAATGCTTTTGAAAGCAAAGCATCTCTGGTGTTGGGCCTCTTCGTTGGAACCGGAGCTCTTCTG ATCATAGCTATGATTTGCAGCGCCGTGCTTACTAAACAAATACAACGATCTGCTTCAGCTTCTCGCCACATCATCCTGACTCAAACCATTCAAGccccggctccggctccggctagCCTCCCGCCCCCTCAGCATGCCTTTGAAGCCAAACCCTACCCCTACCCCTACCCCTACCAGGACCCGGTTGTCTTCACCCCCCTCTCTGCGGTTACCCTCCCCGCGGTCCAGACTTAA